A single region of the Anomaloglossus baeobatrachus isolate aAnoBae1 chromosome 2, aAnoBae1.hap1, whole genome shotgun sequence genome encodes:
- the SKIC8 gene encoding superkiller complex protein 8, whose amino-acid sequence MSTQYSILYKQEQAHNDAIWSVAWGKNKTDGAETVISGSLDDLVKVWKWSDEHLELQWTLEGHQLGVVSVDVSPDGNIAASSSLDAHIRLWDLESGKQIRSIDAGPVDAWSVAFSSDSQHLATGSHLGKVNIFGVETGKKEYSLDTRGKFILSIAYSPDGKYLASGAIDGIINIFDIATGKLLHTLEGHAMPIRSLTFSPDSQLLVTGSDDGYIKIYDVQHASLAGTLSGHGSWVLNVAFSPDDAHFVSSSSDKSVKVWDVASRTCVYTFFDHQEQVWGVQYNRNGSKIVSAGDDQEIHIYDCPI is encoded by the exons ATGAGCACGCAG TATAGCATCCTTTACAAGCAAGAGCAAG CCCATAATGATGCTATATGGTCTGTTGCATGGGGAAAGAATAAAACTGATGGCGCAGAAACTGTAATTAGTGGTTCCCTGGATGATTTGGTGAAAGTTTGGAAATG GTCTGATGAACACCTAGAATTACAATGGACACTCGAAGGCCACCAGCTAGGAGTGGTTTCTGTGGATGTGAGTCCTGATGGAAACATTGCAGCCTCTAGTTCCTTAGATGCTCATATCCGACTGTGGGACTTAGAGTCTGGCAAGCAGATCCGTTCCATCGATGCTGGACCAG TGGACGCCTGGTCTGTTGCCTTTTCATCGGACTCTCAGCATTTGGCTACTGGAAGTCATTTAGGAAAAGTTAATATCTTTGGCGTAGAGACTGGAAAAAAGGAATATTCTCTGGACACCAGAGGCAAATTTATCCTTAGTATTGCTTAT AGCCCGGACGGAAAGTATTTGGCTAGTGGTGCCATAGATGGCATTATCAATATCTTTGACATCGCCACTGGGAAACTTCTCCACACGTTGGAAG GACATGCCATGCCTATCCGATCACTAACTTTCTCTCCGGATTCTCAGCTTCTAGTCACGGGCTCTGATGATGGATATATCAAGATCTATGATGT GCAACACGCCAGTTTGGCTGGAACGCTCAGTGGACACGGCTCCTGGGTGCTGAATGTGGCTTTCTCTCCTGATGACGCTCACTTTGTCTCTAG CTCCTCTGATAAAAGTGTAAAGGTCTGGGATGTTGCCAGCAGAACATGTGTATATACTTTCTTTGACCACCAAGAACAG GTTTGGGGTGTACAGTATAACAGAAATGGATCGAAAATTGTCTCTGCTGGCGATGACCAGGAAATTCATATTTATGACTGTCCTATATAA